In the genome of Salinigranum halophilum, the window GCGTCACCTCCACCTGCGACGGGCAGCGACATGTTAGTTCCCCTCCCGTCTGACCGTGAAGGGCAGCACACCCGCGTCGTACTCCTCAGCGGCGATGAGGATGGGCTCGGACTGCTCGCTTTCGATGAGCACCGGTGCGCCGTACGACACCTGCAGCGCTCGTGCGCCCAGGATGCGGGCCTTCTCGTAGCGGTTGTAACGCTGTCGTGTCATTGGTAGGGTGCCACCACGTCGACGAGGTCCTTGTGCGAGACGATCATGCGACGGCAGCAGTGGCGCGTGACCCCGAGGTCGTCGAGGACCTCGGCGGGGTCTTCCCCGGCCTGCGTTCGCGTCTTGAAGTCGTCCCAGTGTTCACCCACGACGTTGCCGCACGTGAAACACCGGACGGGAATCATCATGGTTCGGTCACCTAGCGGTAGGACTTCTGGTAGCGTGCACGTGCGCCCGGTCCGCCCCACTTCTTGGGCTCGGACTGACGGACGTCGTTCACCAGCAGCGAACGGTCGAACTCCATGAACGCGTCGCGGAGTTCGGCGTCGTTGAGGTGCTGGACGATACCGCGCGCGATGGCGGTGCGGACGGCGTCGGCCTGCCCGCTCACGCCCCCACCGGAGACGTCGATGTCGAGGTCGACCTGCGAGCGGAGGTCCTCGCCGGCGATGCGGAACGGCTCCAGCATCTTCAGGCGGGCCATCTCCGGCTCGACCAGTTCGACCGGTTGGGAGTTGATGCGCACGCGACCTTCGCCATCGCGCACGGTGGCACGGGCGACGGCCGTCTTCTTCTTGCCAGACGTGTTGGTTACCATGTGACGTTAGCCCCCAGCTTCTCGCTCACTTCGCCGAGCGAGATGAACTTGATGTTCGACAGGCGGTCCAGCGACGTCCCTTCGAGGACTTCGCCGTCCTCGTCGTACGGGTTACCGACGTAGACGCGGACGCGTTCGAGCGCGTCGCGGCCCTTCGGCTTCTTGTACGGGAGCATGCCGCGGACGGCACGCTTGAAGAGACGGTCGGGACGCTTCGGGTAGTACGGTCCGCGGTCGGAGCCGACGTCGACGCGCTTGCGGTAGACGCTCATCACGTCCTCTTCGGAACCCGTGATGACCGCGTGCTCGGCGTTGACGATGGCGACCGACTCGCCGGCGAGTGCCTTCTGTGCGACCTCGCTGGCGACACGACCGAGGATACAGTCGCGGGCGTCGACGACGACGTCCGCGTCGAACTCTGCCATGCTCATCGAATCACCCGTACGTTGGAGCCGTCGGGGTTCTGTTCGGCTAACTGTTCCAGCGTCACGGCGTCGCCGACCTGCTCGATCTTCGTGCGAGCGGTCGACGAGAAGTCGACGGCGGCGACGGTGACGTTCTTCTGCAGCACACCACTGCCCAGCACCTTGCCGGGGACGACGACGGTCTCGTCCTCGCGGGCGTACCGTTCGATGCGTCCGAGGTTGACCTCTGCGTGGGTGCGCCGTGGCTTCTCTAAGCGGTCTGCGACGTCGGCCCAGACGTTGGCGCCGGAGTCGCGCGAGGCCGCCTTCAGCTCGGCGATGAGACTTGCGAGTCTCGGGTTCGTCTTACTCATGTTCTGTAGTCCAGTGAGGAGAAATCGGAGGATGCAGGGAGCAGGATTTGAACCTGCGGACCCCTATGGGACAGCGCCCTGAACGCTGCGCCGTTGGCCAGACTTGGCTATCCCTGCGTGCATACTCCGCTACTGCGTGCCCCTTGAAACCGCTTTCGATTGTCGTCCCGACCCTCACAGTTGGCGAGGGCGGCCGCTCTGCTGGCCAGGCGGGCGAGCGAGCCGTCGTGGGATGGTGGTTTCGGGGGCGCATCGGTTCGTTGTTGTTCGGTTAAATCGCGACTTTCTCTTCGAGTTCGGCCGCACGCGCTTCGATGGAGTCGACGGCGCGGGTCACCAGTTCGTCGACGGTGAACGACCCGTCCGTCTCCACGTGGAAGACGAACGCGCCGGGGACGTCGTGGACCGCGACCTCCTTGCCGGGGTAACGGTTCGTGAGGTCGTTGTCGAACTCCTCCGTGGGGACGAGTTCACCGTCCGCTTCGATGACGCCGCGCAGGATGTTCGGCTCCTGCTCGTCGAACTCGGCGTCGGGATCGTCACCGACCACTTCGATCTGCTGGAGGTGTCGGTAGCCGACGGCCACGCCGCCCTGCTGTTTGGCGTGACGCTTGCCCGTCTCCAAGACGGCGTCGGCCTCGAGTTCGAGCCGCTGTCCCTCCTTGAGTTCGATGATGGGGACGTTCGCGTCGGCCGGCTGGACGAGCGCGTCAGACGACTCGATGTCGCCGGAGTACGCCGTCGCCGGCCCCTCGACGTCGAGCGCCAGCGTGACGACGTCGCCGACCTCGAAGTCGTCGAGGGGCGTCGTCAGCGGGACGAGCCCGAGCCGGAGCCCGATCATCTCGTCGAACATCACCGAGGAGTTCTCCACGAACCGCACGTCGTCGATGGAGAACGTCGGGACGTCGGCGATCATCGCCCGGCGGATGCCGTTGGCGAACGCCGGCGTCAGCCCGCGCGCGACGAAGCGCGCCTTTCGCTCGGTGCGTTCGATGAACTCGACTTCGAACTGTTCTGTCATCTTAGAATCGTCGGTTCTTGGGCGCTCGGGTGCCGTCGTGCGGCAGCGGCGTGACGTCCTCGATACGACCGATTTCGATACCGGCACGGGCGAGCGCGCGGATGGCCGCCTGCGCACCGGGTCCGGGTGACTTCGTCATGTTCCCGCCGGGGCCGCGGATGCGGACGTGCAGTTTCGTGATGCCCGCCGCCTTCACTTCCTCGGCGATGGCGTCGGCCATCTGCATCGCGGCGTACGGTGACGCCTCGTCGCGGTTCTGCTTCACAACCGACCCGCCCGAGGATTTCGCGACGGTCTCGGCGCCGGTCTGGTCGGTGACGGTCATCAACGTGTTGTTGAACGACGCGTGGATGTGGGCGATACCCCACCGGTCTTTCTCTCCTTCACTCATTGTGTTACTCCTGTTCCTCCGCCCGCGCGGGGTGGAGGTCGTCGTCGAGCGGGCTGTTCGCGTCGAA includes:
- a CDS encoding DNA-directed RNA polymerase subunit K; translated protein: MTRQRYNRYEKARILGARALQVSYGAPVLIESEQSEPILIAAEEYDAGVLPFTVRREGN
- a CDS encoding DNA-directed RNA polymerase subunit N, which produces MMIPVRCFTCGNVVGEHWDDFKTRTQAGEDPAEVLDDLGVTRHCCRRMIVSHKDLVDVVAPYQ
- a CDS encoding 30S ribosomal protein S9; translated protein: MVTNTSGKKKTAVARATVRDGEGRVRINSQPVELVEPEMARLKMLEPFRIAGEDLRSQVDLDIDVSGGGVSGQADAVRTAIARGIVQHLNDAELRDAFMEFDRSLLVNDVRQSEPKKWGGPGARARYQKSYR
- a CDS encoding 50S ribosomal protein L13, encoding MSMAEFDADVVVDARDCILGRVASEVAQKALAGESVAIVNAEHAVITGSEEDVMSVYRKRVDVGSDRGPYYPKRPDRLFKRAVRGMLPYKKPKGRDALERVRVYVGNPYDEDGEVLEGTSLDRLSNIKFISLGEVSEKLGANVTW
- a CDS encoding 50S ribosomal protein L18e; this translates as MSKTNPRLASLIAELKAASRDSGANVWADVADRLEKPRRTHAEVNLGRIERYAREDETVVVPGKVLGSGVLQKNVTVAAVDFSSTARTKIEQVGDAVTLEQLAEQNPDGSNVRVIR
- a CDS encoding DNA-directed RNA polymerase subunit D; this encodes MTEQFEVEFIERTERKARFVARGLTPAFANGIRRAMIADVPTFSIDDVRFVENSSVMFDEMIGLRLGLVPLTTPLDDFEVGDVVTLALDVEGPATAYSGDIESSDALVQPADANVPIIELKEGQRLELEADAVLETGKRHAKQQGGVAVGYRHLQQIEVVGDDPDAEFDEQEPNILRGVIEADGELVPTEEFDNDLTNRYPGKEVAVHDVPGAFVFHVETDGSFTVDELVTRAVDSIEARAAELEEKVAI
- a CDS encoding 30S ribosomal protein S11; the encoded protein is MSEGEKDRWGIAHIHASFNNTLMTVTDQTGAETVAKSSGGSVVKQNRDEASPYAAMQMADAIAEEVKAAGITKLHVRIRGPGGNMTKSPGPGAQAAIRALARAGIEIGRIEDVTPLPHDGTRAPKNRRF